A window of Calliopsis andreniformis isolate RMS-2024a chromosome 3, iyCalAndr_principal, whole genome shotgun sequence contains these coding sequences:
- the Clpx gene encoding caseinolytic protease chaperone subunit isoform X3, producing the protein MSCVRCCLISAGRLASSTQVTNHVHKIARVVVSRSLTIGNTLGKAPTEPTPPSKDTSSGVSSVGSGGSGGKKNTLTCPKCGDPCTHVETFVSSTRFVKCEKCHHFFVVLSEIDSKRSLKEALRPDDTKQGFYRKPPPPPKKIFEYLNKHVVGQEYAKKVLSVAVYNHYKRIYNNLPAQNTMQGSTSAADLLHISTIGNSLGVGFQQFPTGNEQKSAGNQSVPGSDILDSKQHQLKLEKSNILLLGPTGSGKTLLAQTIAQCLDVPFAICDCTTLTQAGYVGEDIESVIAKLLQDANYVVDRAQMGIVFLDEVDKIGAVPGIHQLRDVGGEGVQQGMLKMLEGTVVNVPEKNSSRKLRGDTLQVDTTNILFVASGAYNGLDRLISRRKTEKYLGFGATPSTESPGRRAASLADVANMSPSTEKDNKEKDFLLQQVEARDLIDFGMIPEFVGRFPVLVPFHTLDKDMLVRILTEPQNAMVPQYQMLFSMDKVELTFTTEALNAIATLAMEKKTGARGLRAIMESLLLEPMFEVPGSDVMSVHVTEGCVRGLEKPQYIRRGESTEDELQAQHIHN; encoded by the exons ATGAGTTGTGTTCGATGCTGTTTAATTAGCGCTGGCCGTTTAGCATCTTCTACTCAAGTGACAAATCATG TTCACAAAATTGCAAGAGTAGTCGTGAGTAGGTCATTGACAATTGGTAACACATTAGGAAAAGCACCCACAGAACCTACTCCACCTAGTAAAGATACTAGCAGTGGAGTGTCCTCCGTTGGTAGTGGAGGTAGTGGGGGAAAGAAAAACACGCTTACCTGTCCAAAGTGTGGAGATCCTTGTACACACGTAGAAACTTTTGTGT CATCAACAAGGTTCGTCAAATGTGAGAAGTGCCATCATTTCTTCGTTGTTTTATCAGAGATAGATTCAAAGAGAAGCCTCAAAGAAGCTTTGAGACCAGATGACACCAAACAAGGATTTTATAGAAAACCACCACCTCCACCTAAGAAG ATCTTTGAATACTTGAACAAACATGTCGTAGGACAAGAGTATGCCAAAAAGGTCTTGAGCGTTGCAGTTTATAATCATTACAAAcgaatttataataatttaccAGCGCAAAACACAATGCAAGGATCTACTAGTGCAGCCG ATTTGTTACACATTTCAACTATTGGAAATTCACTTGGTGTTGGATTTCAACAGTTTCCTACAGGAAACGAACAGAAATCTGCTGGTAATCAATCAGTCCCTGGATCCGATATTCTGGACAGTAAACAACATCAGCTAAAATTGGAGAAAAGTAACATTCTATTACTCGGTCCAACGGGCAGTGGGAAAACACTACTCGCACAGACGATAGCTCAATGTTTGGACGTACCTTTTGCTATCTGTGACTGCACAACCTTGACTCAAGCAGGCTACGTCGGCGAAGATATAGAAAGTGTTATCGCAAAACTCCTTCAAGATGCCAACTATGTAGTGGACAGAGCCCAAATGGGTATTGTATTCTTAGATGAAGTCGATAAAATCGGTGCCGTTCCTGGTATACATCAACTGCGAGACGTTGGGGGAGAAGGCGTCCAACAAGGGATGTTAAAAATGTTAGAAGGTACAGTCGTAAATGTACCAGAAAAAAATAGCTCAAGAAAGCTGCGCGGTGACACTTTACAAGTTGATactacaaatattttatttgttgcttctggcgcttataaTGGACTGGACCGGTTGATCTCGCGACGTAAAACCGAAAAGTATCTTGGGTTTGGTGCAACACCCtctactgagagtccaggaagAAGAGCCGCGAGTCTAGCCGATGTCGCGAACATGTCACCTTCCACCGAGAAGGATAATAAAGAAAAAGATTTCTTGTTACAACAAGTCGAAGCAAGAGACTTGATTGACTTCGGTATGATTCCCGAATTTGTGGGTAGATTTCCCGTTCTTGTACCTTTTCACACTCTCGACAAGGATATGTTGGTTAGAATACTCACTGAACCTCAAAATGCTATGGTGCCTCAATATCAAATGCTGTTTTCCATGGACAAG GTGGAATTAACATTTACCACAGAGGCCTTAAACGCGATAGCAACATTAGCGATGGAAAAGAAAACTGGTGCAAGAGGACTTCGCGCTATCATGGAATCATTACTTTTAGAACCTATGTTCGAAGTACCTGGTAGCGATGTAATGTCGGTACATgtgactgaaggttgtgtacgAGGACTTGAGAAACCGCAATACATCAGGCGTGGCGAGAGTACCGAGGACGAATTACAAGCTCAACACATACATAATTAA
- the Ktub gene encoding tub domain-containing protein ktub, with amino-acid sequence MTSLDLRQQKLEQQRQLIAQKMKQKRQSGASGMVQASNILSTQRISHSTKWMNPNKEELLGYDGSLQFNLSQTNPDLSTITESKDMEARISEMGTEGAFYRTVETADCADEESSPIDIPSPSESLPCPSPLRVAPSDGANRLISRENNSSSPELEGNVEGNIEHFVLQPANKKMHYKCRITRDRKGMDRGLYPTYFLHLERDYGKKIFLLAGRKRKKSATSNYLISTDPTDLSRTGESYIGKLRSNLLGTQFTVYDNGYSLMKDDKKDERFNPRQELAAVIYDTNVLGFKGPRKMTVIIPGMTTDQKRVEVCPRNETETLLERWKTKNMDNLIELHNKTPVWNDDTQSYVLNFHGRVTQASVKNFQVVHDSDVEYVVMQFGRVAEDVFTMDYRFPLCTLQAFAIALSSFDSKLACE; translated from the exons ATGACGTCTCTAGATTTAAGACAACAAAAACTTGAGCAACAG AGGCAACTTATTGCTCAAAAAATGAAGCAGAAAAGACAGAGTGGTGCCAGTGGAATGGTACAAGCATCTAATATATTAAGTACTCAGCGTATAAGTCATTCCACAAAATGGATGAATCCAAATAAAGAAGAACTACTAG GGTATGATGGATCATTACAATTTAATCTATCTCAAACAAATCCTGATTTAAGTACAATCACAGAAAGTAAAGACATGGAAGCAAGAATAAGTG AAATGGGTACAGAAGGAGCTTTTTATCGTACAGTAGAAACTGCTGACTGTGCAGATGAAGAATCTTCACCTATAGACATACCTTCACCATCAGAATCACTACCATGTCCTTCACCTCTCAGAGTAGCACCATCTGACGGCGCTAATAGACTTATCAGTAGAGAAAATAATTCTTCT AGTCCAGAATTAGAAGGAAACGTGGAAGGAAATATTGAGCATTTTGTACTCCAACCAGCAAACAAAAAAATGCATTACAAATGCAGAATAACACGTGACAGAAAAGGTATGGATCGGGGTCTCTATCCAACGTATTTTCTACATTTAGAACGTGATTATGGAAAGAAA aTTTTTTTATTGGCTGGTCGTAAGAGAAAAAAAAGTGCAACAAGCAATTATTTAATTTCTACTGACCCAACTGATCTTTCAAGAACAGGAGAGTCTTACATTGGAAAATTAAGATCGAATCTCTTAGGAACACAATTCACTGTCTATGATAATGGATATTCACTAATGAAAGATGACAAGAAAGATGAACGTTTCAATCCTAGACAAGAATTGGCTGCCGTAATATACGATACTAACGTTTTAGGTTTTAAAGGTCCACGGAAAATGACCGTGATCATTCCAGGAATGACGACAGATCAGAAAAGAGTTGAAGTTTGCCCGAGAAATGAAACAGAAACGTTGCTTG AACGTTGGAAAACAAAAAATATGGATAATCTAATAGAATTACACAATAAGACTCCTGTGTGGAATGATGACACACAATCGTACGTGCTTAATTTCCATGGACGAGTAACACAAGCATCTGTAAAGAACTTTCAAGTTGTACATGATAGTGATG TTGAATATGTCGTTATGCAATTCGGCCGTGTAGCAGAAGATGTTTTCACTATGGATTACAGATTTCCACTATGCACACTTCAAGCATTTGCTATTGCATTAAGCAGCTTCGACAGTAAGCTGGCGTGTGAGTAA
- the LOC143177207 gene encoding mitochondrial outer membrane protein SLC25A46, which translates to MAGLENYERVYRGTPSKPWESSSNLPYMYQGREVIRPLDVPVVHPLVEDSPPIEDFTVKRYIGAGCGLASLITETLLVHPFIVLRRQCQVNPGSNKYHIIPITLVPVVIRLHQTQGINTLWKGIGSVLLVKGMMLAIEDFISKISPWPKEITYNSSLKAFGQHILLKCISIGLITPFYSASLVETVQSEIASESPGILDVFRDGAIRLVEVSNKGRLIPIYALLPPTIAYGVIKYLFTVVVRGATSRIMQIKQKQYQELRGAYSKELLSEQVMVDIELQSGLISAFMAEVLFYPWETVIHRLHLQGTRTIIDNLDTGHSVTPLLTGYSGAKDCYDTIVSTEGILGLYKGFGALVLQFTVDVVIIKMIKWIIAELSTVLRPKSKST; encoded by the exons atggcgGGACTGGAAAATTACGAAAGAGTATATCGAGGTACACCTAGTAAGCCATGGGAGAGTAGTAGTAATTTGCCATATATGTACCAAGGACGAGAGGTTATACGTCCTTTGGATGTCCCCGTTGTACATCCTTTAGTTGAAGATAGTCCTCCTATCGAAG ATTTTACTGTAAAAAGATACATAGGTGCCGGTTGTGGTTTGGCGAGCTTAATCACTGAAACTTTATTAGTTCATCCATTCATTGTTTTAAGAAGGCAATGTCAAGTAAATCCAGGATCGAACAAGTACCATATAATACCAATTACTTTGGTACCCGTAGTTATACGTCTTCACCAAACTCAGGGGATAAATACTCTGTGGAAAGGAATTGGCTCAGTATTATTGGTGAAGGGAATGATGTTAGCTATTGaagatttcatttctaaaatttcaCCATGGCCAAA AGAAAtaacatacaacagttcattAAAAGCATTTGGTCAGCATATTCTTCTTAAATG TATTTCCATAGGCCTGATAACGCCGTTTTATTCAGCATCATTAGTTGAAACGGTACAATCTGAGATTGCATCTGAAAGTCCTGGAATATTGGATGTTTTCCGAGACGGAGCAATTCGTTTAGTTGAAGTGAGCAACAAGGGTAGGTTAATTCCTATATATGCCCTTCTGCCACCAACCATTGCTTATGGAGTGATTAAGTATCTTTTCACTGTGGTTGTTCGTGGAGCTACTAGTCGTATTATGCAGATTAAACAGAAACAGTACCAAGAATTAAGA GGTGCTTATAGCAAAGAGTTGCTATCCGAACAAGTCATGGTAGATATAGAACTACAGTCAGGCTTGATTTCTGCATTTATGGCAGAGGTATTGTTTTATCCTTGGGAGACAGTGATTCATAGACTTCACCTACAGGGTACACGTACGATTATCGACAATTTGGATACTGGACATAGCGTAACACCGTTGCTAACAGGATATAGCGGCGCAAAGGATTGTTATGATACAATCGTATCTACAGAAGGTATTCTTGGGTTATATAAAGGATTTGGTGCTCTTGTTTTACAATTTACTGTTGATgttgtaataatcaaaatgatcaaATGGATCATAGCAGAATTATCAACAGTGTTAAGACCGAAATCAAAATCAACATGA
- the Clpx gene encoding caseinolytic protease chaperone subunit isoform X2: MSCVRCCLISAGRLASSTQVTNHVHKIARVVVSRSLTIGNTLGKAPTEPTPPSKDTSSGVSSVGSGGSGGKKNTLTCPKCGDPCTHVETFVSSTRFVKCEKCHHFFVVLSEIDSKRSLKEALRPDDTKQGFYRKPPPPPKKIFEYLNKHVVGQEYAKKVLSVAVYNHYKRIYNNLPAQNTMQGSTSAAGTQDLNHPFTHRDLLHISTIGNSLGVGFQQFPTGNEQKSAGNQSVPGSDILDSKQHQLKLEKSNILLLGPTGSGKTLLAQTIAQCLDVPFAICDCTTLTQAGYVGEDIESVIAKLLQDANYVVDRAQMGIVFLDEVDKIGAVPGIHQLRDVGGEGVQQGMLKMLEGTVVNVPEKNSSRKLRGDTLQVDTTNILFVASGAYNGLDRLISRRKTEKYLGFGATPSTESPGRRAASLADVANMSPSTEKDNKEKDFLLQQVEARDLIDFGMIPEFVGRFPVLVPFHTLDKDMLVRILTEPQNAMVPQYQMLFSMDKVELTFTTEALNAIATLAMEKKTGARGLRAIMESLLLEPMFEVPGSDVMSVHVTEGCVRGLEKPQYIRRGESTEDELQAQHIHN; this comes from the exons ATGAGTTGTGTTCGATGCTGTTTAATTAGCGCTGGCCGTTTAGCATCTTCTACTCAAGTGACAAATCATG TTCACAAAATTGCAAGAGTAGTCGTGAGTAGGTCATTGACAATTGGTAACACATTAGGAAAAGCACCCACAGAACCTACTCCACCTAGTAAAGATACTAGCAGTGGAGTGTCCTCCGTTGGTAGTGGAGGTAGTGGGGGAAAGAAAAACACGCTTACCTGTCCAAAGTGTGGAGATCCTTGTACACACGTAGAAACTTTTGTGT CATCAACAAGGTTCGTCAAATGTGAGAAGTGCCATCATTTCTTCGTTGTTTTATCAGAGATAGATTCAAAGAGAAGCCTCAAAGAAGCTTTGAGACCAGATGACACCAAACAAGGATTTTATAGAAAACCACCACCTCCACCTAAGAAG ATCTTTGAATACTTGAACAAACATGTCGTAGGACAAGAGTATGCCAAAAAGGTCTTGAGCGTTGCAGTTTATAATCATTACAAAcgaatttataataatttaccAGCGCAAAACACAATGCAAGGATCTACTAGTGCAGCCGGTACACAAGATCTGAATCATCCTTTTACTCACAGAG ATTTGTTACACATTTCAACTATTGGAAATTCACTTGGTGTTGGATTTCAACAGTTTCCTACAGGAAACGAACAGAAATCTGCTGGTAATCAATCAGTCCCTGGATCCGATATTCTGGACAGTAAACAACATCAGCTAAAATTGGAGAAAAGTAACATTCTATTACTCGGTCCAACGGGCAGTGGGAAAACACTACTCGCACAGACGATAGCTCAATGTTTGGACGTACCTTTTGCTATCTGTGACTGCACAACCTTGACTCAAGCAGGCTACGTCGGCGAAGATATAGAAAGTGTTATCGCAAAACTCCTTCAAGATGCCAACTATGTAGTGGACAGAGCCCAAATGGGTATTGTATTCTTAGATGAAGTCGATAAAATCGGTGCCGTTCCTGGTATACATCAACTGCGAGACGTTGGGGGAGAAGGCGTCCAACAAGGGATGTTAAAAATGTTAGAAGGTACAGTCGTAAATGTACCAGAAAAAAATAGCTCAAGAAAGCTGCGCGGTGACACTTTACAAGTTGATactacaaatattttatttgttgcttctggcgcttataaTGGACTGGACCGGTTGATCTCGCGACGTAAAACCGAAAAGTATCTTGGGTTTGGTGCAACACCCtctactgagagtccaggaagAAGAGCCGCGAGTCTAGCCGATGTCGCGAACATGTCACCTTCCACCGAGAAGGATAATAAAGAAAAAGATTTCTTGTTACAACAAGTCGAAGCAAGAGACTTGATTGACTTCGGTATGATTCCCGAATTTGTGGGTAGATTTCCCGTTCTTGTACCTTTTCACACTCTCGACAAGGATATGTTGGTTAGAATACTCACTGAACCTCAAAATGCTATGGTGCCTCAATATCAAATGCTGTTTTCCATGGACAAG GTGGAATTAACATTTACCACAGAGGCCTTAAACGCGATAGCAACATTAGCGATGGAAAAGAAAACTGGTGCAAGAGGACTTCGCGCTATCATGGAATCATTACTTTTAGAACCTATGTTCGAAGTACCTGGTAGCGATGTAATGTCGGTACATgtgactgaaggttgtgtacgAGGACTTGAGAAACCGCAATACATCAGGCGTGGCGAGAGTACCGAGGACGAATTACAAGCTCAACACATACATAATTAA
- the Clpx gene encoding caseinolytic protease chaperone subunit isoform X1: MSCVRCCLISAGRLASSTQVTNHVHKIARVVVSRSLTIGNTLGKAPTEPTPPSKDTSSGVSSVGSGGSGGKKNTLTCPKCGDPCTHVETFVSSTRFVKCEKCHHFFVVLSEIDSKRSLKEALRPDDTKQGFYRKPPPPPKKIFEYLNKHVVGQEYAKKVLSVAVYNHYKRIYNNLPAQNTMQGSTSAAGTQDLNHPFTHRGLKPHLLHISTIGNSLGVGFQQFPTGNEQKSAGNQSVPGSDILDSKQHQLKLEKSNILLLGPTGSGKTLLAQTIAQCLDVPFAICDCTTLTQAGYVGEDIESVIAKLLQDANYVVDRAQMGIVFLDEVDKIGAVPGIHQLRDVGGEGVQQGMLKMLEGTVVNVPEKNSSRKLRGDTLQVDTTNILFVASGAYNGLDRLISRRKTEKYLGFGATPSTESPGRRAASLADVANMSPSTEKDNKEKDFLLQQVEARDLIDFGMIPEFVGRFPVLVPFHTLDKDMLVRILTEPQNAMVPQYQMLFSMDKVELTFTTEALNAIATLAMEKKTGARGLRAIMESLLLEPMFEVPGSDVMSVHVTEGCVRGLEKPQYIRRGESTEDELQAQHIHN, translated from the exons ATGAGTTGTGTTCGATGCTGTTTAATTAGCGCTGGCCGTTTAGCATCTTCTACTCAAGTGACAAATCATG TTCACAAAATTGCAAGAGTAGTCGTGAGTAGGTCATTGACAATTGGTAACACATTAGGAAAAGCACCCACAGAACCTACTCCACCTAGTAAAGATACTAGCAGTGGAGTGTCCTCCGTTGGTAGTGGAGGTAGTGGGGGAAAGAAAAACACGCTTACCTGTCCAAAGTGTGGAGATCCTTGTACACACGTAGAAACTTTTGTGT CATCAACAAGGTTCGTCAAATGTGAGAAGTGCCATCATTTCTTCGTTGTTTTATCAGAGATAGATTCAAAGAGAAGCCTCAAAGAAGCTTTGAGACCAGATGACACCAAACAAGGATTTTATAGAAAACCACCACCTCCACCTAAGAAG ATCTTTGAATACTTGAACAAACATGTCGTAGGACAAGAGTATGCCAAAAAGGTCTTGAGCGTTGCAGTTTATAATCATTACAAAcgaatttataataatttaccAGCGCAAAACACAATGCAAGGATCTACTAGTGCAGCCGGTACACAAGATCTGAATCATCCTTTTACTCACAGAGGTCTTAAACCAC ATTTGTTACACATTTCAACTATTGGAAATTCACTTGGTGTTGGATTTCAACAGTTTCCTACAGGAAACGAACAGAAATCTGCTGGTAATCAATCAGTCCCTGGATCCGATATTCTGGACAGTAAACAACATCAGCTAAAATTGGAGAAAAGTAACATTCTATTACTCGGTCCAACGGGCAGTGGGAAAACACTACTCGCACAGACGATAGCTCAATGTTTGGACGTACCTTTTGCTATCTGTGACTGCACAACCTTGACTCAAGCAGGCTACGTCGGCGAAGATATAGAAAGTGTTATCGCAAAACTCCTTCAAGATGCCAACTATGTAGTGGACAGAGCCCAAATGGGTATTGTATTCTTAGATGAAGTCGATAAAATCGGTGCCGTTCCTGGTATACATCAACTGCGAGACGTTGGGGGAGAAGGCGTCCAACAAGGGATGTTAAAAATGTTAGAAGGTACAGTCGTAAATGTACCAGAAAAAAATAGCTCAAGAAAGCTGCGCGGTGACACTTTACAAGTTGATactacaaatattttatttgttgcttctggcgcttataaTGGACTGGACCGGTTGATCTCGCGACGTAAAACCGAAAAGTATCTTGGGTTTGGTGCAACACCCtctactgagagtccaggaagAAGAGCCGCGAGTCTAGCCGATGTCGCGAACATGTCACCTTCCACCGAGAAGGATAATAAAGAAAAAGATTTCTTGTTACAACAAGTCGAAGCAAGAGACTTGATTGACTTCGGTATGATTCCCGAATTTGTGGGTAGATTTCCCGTTCTTGTACCTTTTCACACTCTCGACAAGGATATGTTGGTTAGAATACTCACTGAACCTCAAAATGCTATGGTGCCTCAATATCAAATGCTGTTTTCCATGGACAAG GTGGAATTAACATTTACCACAGAGGCCTTAAACGCGATAGCAACATTAGCGATGGAAAAGAAAACTGGTGCAAGAGGACTTCGCGCTATCATGGAATCATTACTTTTAGAACCTATGTTCGAAGTACCTGGTAGCGATGTAATGTCGGTACATgtgactgaaggttgtgtacgAGGACTTGAGAAACCGCAATACATCAGGCGTGGCGAGAGTACCGAGGACGAATTACAAGCTCAACACATACATAATTAA